A window of Candidatus Methylomirabilota bacterium contains these coding sequences:
- the rpsU gene encoding 30S ribosomal protein S21 has product MALDDGTEDTGGGSRPDKGARHRPLEVKVDGRGVESAIRLFKKLVLRDGILKELKRRAHYEKPGEKRRRKVREAARRLRRQAARAVRRDQSEF; this is encoded by the coding sequence ATGGCTCTTGACGATGGAACTGAGGACACAGGCGGGGGTTCGAGGCCCGATAAAGGGGCCCGGCATCGCCCCCTTGAGGTCAAAGTAGACGGCCGCGGGGTCGAGTCGGCCATCCGGCTCTTCAAAAAGCTTGTTTTGCGCGATGGCATCCTGAAAGAACTGAAACGACGGGCGCATTACGAAAAGCCGGGAGAGAAGCGGCGTCGAAAGGTCCGAGAGGCCGCGCGCAGGCTTCGCCGCCAGGCGGCCCGTGCGGTGCGTCGCGACCAATCGGAATTCTAA
- a CDS encoding B12-binding domain-containing radical SAM protein gives MVDEILPKVSKPSRYIGMEWNAVTKDPATASVRIALAFPDTYEIGMSHLGLKILYQILNRRPEFMAERVYAPWTDAEALLRQHRIPLCSLESGYSLADFDLIGFTLQYELSYTNILNMLDLAGIPLTSAERREGDPFVIGGGSVGFNPEPIAEFFDLFVLGDGEEVVLEICEAAAAWKGSGGRREALLEAWARIPGCYVPALHQGETIRKRTAIHLDGIDYGAFPVPFMEIVHDRVSIEVMRGCTQGCRFCQAGYLYRPLRERSAEEIRALAAQAVRQTGYEEVSLASLSIADLTVLPDVVPSLMDQLTPEKISLSLPSLRVETLNRFPQVAEEISRVRKTGFTIAPEAGSRRLRKVINKEGFDEEQIFTAVRNAAKSGWESVKFYFMIGLPTETQEDLDELVRITRESARIARAESARGFGLTVSTSPFVPKPHTPFQWFAQDPMELLQEKQEFLKRKLREVRVSYKWHNVRSSFLEAVFSLGDRSLGPAIRRGYELGCRLDGWTEHLKFDRWMQAFDETGIDPKAIANRPRNPDEPLPWDHIDTGVTKAFLQREYKKALEARTTVDCHTSTCTACGEICMPNWPAWAEQVGMDIGRRQAAGGRCGANPQPPTPNPQPIQRLRFVFQKVGMLRFLSHLEVMRALSRALRRAGIAVAYSQGFNPQPKLSLALALPVGVEGLAELGDLELRTTMAPEELSTRVNRCLVDGLQLVRAWEVPLTAPSLTTSVREGAYRVSLPLDGMSTEIAEQLSAQALCDAWLDRPSIVVSVERKEGRREVDARPQILGLTVLPEEDGALCWALRLQTGQGVGVRPQAIMTSLLREAPNGMCEGWETRLRVARTALILDDNR, from the coding sequence ATGGTGGATGAGATTCTGCCCAAGGTCAGTAAACCGTCCCGCTATATCGGAATGGAGTGGAACGCCGTCACGAAAGACCCCGCCACGGCATCCGTCAGGATCGCGCTCGCCTTCCCCGATACCTACGAAATCGGGATGTCCCATCTGGGCCTGAAGATCCTGTACCAGATCCTCAACCGGCGGCCGGAGTTCATGGCCGAACGGGTCTATGCCCCCTGGACCGATGCGGAGGCGCTCCTGCGGCAGCATCGGATCCCGCTGTGCAGCCTCGAGTCCGGCTATAGCCTGGCCGACTTTGATCTGATCGGCTTTACACTCCAGTACGAACTGTCGTACACCAACATCCTGAACATGCTGGACCTGGCCGGTATCCCGTTGACGAGTGCCGAGCGGCGAGAGGGCGATCCGTTCGTCATCGGGGGCGGCTCGGTCGGCTTCAATCCCGAGCCGATCGCCGAGTTTTTCGACCTGTTCGTCCTGGGCGACGGCGAGGAGGTGGTTCTTGAGATCTGCGAGGCGGCGGCTGCGTGGAAGGGGTCGGGCGGGCGGCGTGAGGCGCTCCTGGAGGCATGGGCGCGAATCCCGGGCTGCTATGTCCCGGCGCTCCACCAGGGTGAGACGATCCGGAAGCGGACGGCGATCCATCTCGATGGGATCGACTACGGCGCCTTCCCGGTCCCCTTCATGGAGATCGTCCACGACCGCGTAAGCATCGAGGTGATGCGGGGCTGTACGCAGGGGTGCCGGTTCTGTCAGGCAGGGTATCTGTATCGGCCGCTGCGGGAACGGTCGGCCGAGGAGATCCGGGCGCTGGCCGCGCAGGCGGTCCGGCAGACCGGCTACGAGGAGGTATCGCTCGCCTCATTGAGCATCGCCGATCTGACAGTCCTTCCGGACGTGGTGCCGTCGCTGATGGATCAGCTTACGCCGGAGAAGATCTCGCTGTCGCTCCCCTCCCTGCGGGTGGAAACCCTCAACCGATTCCCACAGGTGGCCGAGGAGATCAGTCGGGTCCGCAAGACCGGTTTTACCATTGCGCCGGAGGCCGGCAGCCGTCGGCTGCGGAAGGTCATCAATAAGGAGGGGTTCGACGAGGAGCAGATCTTTACGGCGGTGCGGAACGCCGCGAAATCAGGCTGGGAATCGGTCAAGTTCTATTTCATGATCGGGCTCCCCACCGAAACGCAAGAGGATCTGGACGAGCTGGTGCGCATCACGCGGGAATCGGCGCGGATCGCGCGGGCCGAGTCTGCGCGAGGGTTTGGCCTGACCGTCAGCACCTCGCCATTTGTGCCGAAGCCCCATACCCCCTTTCAGTGGTTTGCCCAGGACCCGATGGAGCTGCTTCAGGAAAAGCAGGAGTTCCTGAAGCGGAAATTACGGGAGGTGCGGGTCTCGTACAAGTGGCACAACGTCCGATCCTCGTTTCTGGAGGCGGTCTTTTCGCTGGGCGACCGGTCGCTCGGTCCGGCCATCCGGCGCGGTTATGAGCTGGGCTGCCGCCTTGACGGCTGGACCGAGCATCTCAAGTTCGACCGGTGGATGCAGGCATTTGACGAGACCGGAATCGATCCGAAGGCGATTGCCAATCGGCCGCGCAACCCGGATGAGCCGCTACCGTGGGATCACATCGACACCGGCGTCACCAAGGCGTTTCTGCAGCGCGAGTACAAGAAGGCGTTGGAGGCCCGCACAACGGTCGATTGCCACACCTCGACCTGTACCGCCTGCGGCGAGATCTGTATGCCCAACTGGCCCGCCTGGGCGGAGCAGGTGGGAATGGACATCGGCAGGCGGCAGGCGGCAGGCGGAAGGTGTGGGGCTAACCCCCAGCCCCCAACCCCCAACCCCCAGCCCATCCAGCGCCTCCGGTTCGTCTTTCAGAAGGTCGGGATGCTGCGGTTTCTGTCGCACCTGGAGGTGATGCGGGCGCTGAGTCGAGCGTTGCGGCGGGCCGGGATCGCCGTAGCCTACTCGCAGGGATTCAACCCTCAGCCGAAGCTGTCGCTCGCGCTGGCGCTGCCGGTGGGGGTCGAGGGGCTGGCGGAGTTGGGGGATCTCGAGTTGCGCACAACGATGGCCCCGGAGGAGTTGTCGACGCGGGTCAATCGCTGTCTTGTGGACGGCCTGCAACTGGTGCGCGCCTGGGAGGTGCCGTTAACGGCGCCGTCGCTCACAACGTCGGTGCGGGAGGGCGCCTATCGTGTGTCGCTGCCACTCGACGGCATGAGCACAGAGATCGCTGAGCAGTTGAGCGCCCAGGCGCTCTGTGATGCGTGGCTGGATCGGCCCAGCATCGTGGTGAGTGTCGAGCGGAAGGAGGGGCGAAGGGAGGTCGATGCCCGGCCGCAGATCCTGGGGTTGACGGTGCTCCCCGAAGAGGATGGGGCGCTCTGTTGGGC
- a CDS encoding ABC transporter substrate-binding protein, translating into MNTRLIRIGHSPDPDDAFMFYALAKERLQTGRFRFQHILEAIDTLNGWAIEGKLEVTALSVHAYTYVADRYILLPHGASIGRNYGPIVVAKRRFDPADLRGKRIAIPGKFTTAFLVLRLYLDEFQAVEVPFDQVFDAIDSDKADAALVIHEGQLTFETHGLTKLVDLGGWWHDRTGLPLPLGANAIRKDLGEPCCLEVSGYLRASIDYGLAHRQEALQYAMQFGRGLDARLADRFVGMYVNEDTRAWNEECRRGLEHLLNLAWEQGVIARRIHPEFLPD; encoded by the coding sequence ATGAATACACGCCTGATCCGAATCGGGCACAGCCCCGATCCGGACGATGCATTTATGTTTTACGCCTTGGCCAAGGAGCGACTCCAGACGGGTCGATTTCGCTTTCAGCACATCCTCGAAGCCATCGACACACTGAACGGTTGGGCGATTGAGGGTAAACTGGAGGTCACGGCGCTCTCAGTCCACGCCTACACCTATGTGGCCGACCGCTACATTCTGTTGCCCCATGGCGCCAGTATTGGACGGAACTACGGGCCGATCGTTGTGGCAAAGCGCCGGTTCGATCCGGCCGATCTTCGCGGTAAGCGTATTGCCATCCCCGGTAAATTTACGACGGCATTTCTCGTGCTGCGGCTTTATCTGGATGAGTTCCAGGCCGTTGAGGTCCCATTTGATCAGGTATTCGACGCCATTGACAGCGACAAGGCGGATGCTGCGCTTGTCATCCACGAGGGGCAACTGACCTTCGAGACTCACGGCCTGACTAAGCTGGTTGACCTCGGAGGCTGGTGGCACGACCGGACCGGTCTCCCGCTGCCGCTGGGCGCCAACGCCATCCGGAAGGATCTTGGCGAACCATGTTGTCTGGAGGTGTCCGGCTATCTTCGGGCCAGTATCGACTACGGCTTGGCCCACCGACAGGAGGCCTTGCAATACGCCATGCAGTTCGGACGCGGTCTGGACGCGAGACTGGCCGACCGATTCGTCGGCATGTATGTCAATGAGGACACCCGCGCCTGGAATGAGGAATGCCGACGCGGCCTCGAACATCTCTTGAATCTGGCATGGGAGCAGGGGGTGATTGCCAGGCGAATCCACCCCGAGTTCCTGCCGGATTAG
- a CDS encoding inorganic diphosphatase has protein sequence MNYKGLPIGEGAPVIVNTVVEIPSGSSNKYEYDVDLGVFKLDRVLYSPVHYPADYGFIPGTLGRDGDPLDILILISRPTFPGCLVEARPVGMLDMIDDKGIDEKILAVAHGDPRYQRIEDLAGVEPHVLKEIEHFFNVYKNLEGRTSLTSGWLGRGAAHERIETYRLR, from the coding sequence ATGAACTACAAGGGGTTGCCGATCGGCGAGGGCGCGCCGGTCATCGTGAATACGGTTGTGGAGATCCCCTCGGGATCGAGCAACAAGTACGAGTACGACGTCGATCTGGGTGTCTTCAAGCTGGATCGCGTCCTGTACTCGCCGGTCCACTATCCGGCCGACTACGGGTTCATCCCCGGCACGCTTGGTCGCGACGGCGATCCGCTTGATATCCTGATCCTGATCTCGCGGCCGACCTTTCCCGGATGTCTGGTGGAGGCCCGCCCCGTCGGAATGCTGGACATGATCGACGACAAGGGGATCGACGAAAAGATCCTCGCCGTGGCCCATGGCGATCCGCGCTATCAACGGATCGAGGACCTCGCCGGCGTAGAACCGCATGTCCTGAAGGAGATCGAACACTTCTTCAATGTCTATAAAAACCTGGAAGGGCGAACGAGCCTGACATCCGGTTGGCTGGGTCGAGGCGCAGCCCATGAGCGCATCGAAACCTACCGGCTCAGATAG
- a CDS encoding MFS transporter, translating into MSASKPTGSDSRGTGPFGLTRNVVALGLVSLLTDVSSEMIYPLLPLFLTSVLGAGQTFVGLVEGIAESAASLTKLGSGWLSDRLGRRKGLVVVGYALSSVARPLVALALAPWHVLMVRFTDRLGKGLRTPPRDALIAASTDVAIRGRAYGFHRSMDHLGAVGGPALAYGLLLLLDDRLRILFLLAAIPGILSVLILMLRVSEAQAASATAPKAMPRTGRPDGQLTRFLLVVTLFTLGNSSDAFLLLRAQEVGVAAIHLPLLWMFFSLVKAATGLPGGILSDLRGPRGAIIAGWLVYALAYLGFGVADQPWQIWVLLGFYGLYFGLTEGGERALIADLVPPERRASAFGLFHACIGIAALPSSLLMGYLYQTFGAGPAFTVGAALAGLSAPLLLLLLRPVTPRA; encoded by the coding sequence ATGAGCGCATCGAAACCTACCGGCTCAGATAGTCGGGGGACTGGTCCGTTCGGCCTCACCCGGAATGTCGTTGCGCTCGGGCTGGTCAGTCTGCTGACCGACGTCAGCTCCGAGATGATCTATCCGCTGCTGCCGCTGTTTCTCACCAGCGTGCTCGGGGCCGGTCAGACCTTTGTCGGACTGGTGGAGGGGATCGCTGAGAGCGCGGCCAGCCTGACCAAGCTGGGTTCCGGCTGGTTATCCGACCGCTTGGGGCGGCGTAAGGGACTAGTCGTCGTCGGCTACGCGCTGTCCTCGGTGGCGCGTCCGCTTGTCGCATTGGCGTTGGCGCCTTGGCACGTCCTGATGGTGCGGTTCACGGACCGTCTAGGCAAAGGGTTGCGAACTCCGCCACGGGACGCCCTGATCGCCGCCTCCACCGATGTGGCCATCCGGGGCAGGGCCTATGGCTTTCACCGCTCGATGGACCATCTGGGGGCGGTCGGCGGCCCAGCCCTGGCCTATGGGCTGCTCCTACTCCTGGACGATCGGCTCCGGATACTCTTCCTGCTCGCCGCAATCCCCGGCATCCTGTCGGTGCTGATCCTGATGCTCCGGGTGAGTGAGGCTCAGGCTGCCTCAGCAACGGCGCCCAAAGCTATGCCGAGGACCGGTCGCCCGGATGGACAACTCACGCGCTTCCTGCTGGTCGTGACGCTGTTCACGCTCGGCAACTCCAGTGACGCCTTTCTATTGCTGCGGGCCCAGGAGGTTGGCGTCGCAGCCATCCACCTTCCGCTGCTCTGGATGTTCTTCAGTCTGGTGAAGGCGGCGACGGGACTGCCGGGCGGGATACTCTCGGACCTTCGAGGGCCGCGCGGCGCGATCATCGCCGGATGGCTGGTCTACGCCCTCGCCTACCTGGGATTCGGCGTCGCCGATCAGCCGTGGCAGATCTGGGTGCTCTTGGGCTTCTATGGTCTGTATTTCGGGTTGACCGAAGGGGGCGAGCGGGCGCTGATCGCCGACTTGGTTCCTCCGGAGCGTCGGGCCTCCGCCTTCGGCCTCTTTCACGCCTGCATCGGGATCGCGGCCCTGCCCAGCAGCCTGCTCATGGGTTATCTCTACCAGACCTTCGGCGCCGGGCCGGCGTTTACCGTCGGCGCCGCCCTGGCGGGTCTGTCGGCCCCCCTGCTCCTGTTGCTGTTGAGGCCTGTAACTCCTCGCGCCTGA